The Caballeronia sp. M1242 nucleotide sequence GTGGCCACGGGCGCGTTCGGCGAGATGTCGCTGGAAATGTGCGGCAAGCCGCTGCCCGACAACCCGAAGACCTCCGCCCTCACCGCCTTCAGCGCGATTCGCGCGCTGCGCAACCGCGCGGCGCATTGCGTGATCTGATTCAAGGAAGCACGACATGTCCGATCAAGACATCATCGCCTCGCTGGTGCCGTCCGCCGATATCTTCGTGGGCGGCGTATGGAAGCGCGGCCGCGGCGCGACATTCGCGAGCCTCTATCCGGCCGACGGCTCGGTCAACGCCGAGATTTCCACCGCCGATGCCGACGACGCGCGCGAAGCCGTCGAAGCCGCCGACATCGCGTGGCGCAAGGCCGACTGGGCCGGACTCAAGCCGCATCAGCGCGCGATGGTGCTGTACCGCATCGCCGATCTGATCATGGCGCGTCACGAAGCGCTGGCGCAGTTGCAGCGCCGCGACAACGGCAAGCCTATCGGCGAGACGCGCGTGCTGGTGGCCAGTGCGGCCAACACGTTCCGTTACTACGCCGCGTGTCTCGAAACACTCGACGAAGAACTCACGCCCTCGCGCGGCGACTATCTGACGATGAGCGTGTACGAGCCGATCGGCGTCATCGCGGCAATCACGCCGTGGAATTCGCCGATTGCGTCCGACGCGCAGAAGCTCGCGCCCGCGCTCGCAGGCGGCAATGCGGTCGTGCTGAAGCCCGCCGAAGTCACGCCGCTCGTTTCGCTCGCGCTCGCGCGCATCTGCGAGGAAGCGGGCGTGCCGCCGGGCGTGCTGAGCGTGTTGCCGGGCAAGGGATCGGTGATCGGCGACGCGCTGGTGCGTCATCCGCTCGTTAAAAAGGTATCGTTTACGGGTGGCACCGAAGTCGGTCGCGGAATCGCGCGCATCGCGGCGGAAAAGCTGATGCCGGTATCGCTCGAACTCGGCGGCAAGTCGCCGACGATGGTCTTCGCCGACGCCGACCTCGATCACGCGGTGAACGGCGTGCTGTACGGCATCTTCAGTTCGTCGGGCGAGGCGTGCATCGCGGGTTCGCGGCTCTTCGTCGAGCGTCCTGTCTACGATGAATTCATGCGCAGACTGGTGTCGAAGGCGCGCGAACTGCGCGTCGGCGATCCGTCGTCCGAGCACACGCAGATGGGTCCGCTCATCACCGCGAAGCATCGCGAATCGGTGGAACGCTATGTCGCCATCGGGCTAGAGGAAGGCGGACGCCTCTTGTGCGGCGGCGAACGGCCTGTCGGCGAGAACCGCGAGAACGGCTATTTCTATCAGCCGACGATCATCGAAGGCTTGTCGAACAGCGCGCGCATCTGTCAGGAAGAGATTTTCGGGCCGGTGCTCGTTGCCATGCCGTTCGATGACGAAGCGGCGCTGTTGCAAGAGGCAAACGACAGCGTCTTCGGTCTTGCCGCCGGCATCTGGACGCGCGACTACAAGCGCGCCTGGCGCGTCGCTCGCAAGCTGGAAACCGGCACGGTGTGGATCAATACGTACAAGCTCTTTTCCATCTCGACGCCGTTCTCGGGCTGGAAGGACAGCGGCATGGGGCGCGAGAAAGGGCGGCTCGGCATCCGCGAATACATGCAGCAGAAAAGCCTCTACTGGGGCTTGAACGACACGCCGCTCGCGTGGGCGAATTAAGGGAGCACGAAGCATCATGACGATTCTTGGCATCGAACAGATCACCTACGGCGTCGATGATCTCGACACTTGCCGCCGCTTCTTCTCCGACTGGGGCATGCGCGAAGTCGCGCACGACGAAACCGCCGCGCGCTTCGAAACGCTCAACGGCTGCACGGTGCTCGTGGTGCGCGCGGACGATCCGGCGCTGCCGCCCGCGTTCGAAGACGGCCCGACGCTGCGTGAAGTGACGTGGGGCGTCGCGACGGCGGAAGAACTCGACGGCTACCGCGCGCGACTCGAAGGCGCGCCGGGTTATTACTCGCAGCAGGACGCGGTCGGCTGTATCGATCCGAACGGCATGGCGGTGCGTGTCGAAGTGACGCGCAAGCGCGCCATCGACGTGAAAGGGTCGCCCTCCAACGTGTGGGGACAGACGCTGCGCGTCGACACGCCGAGTCCCGTGTACGACCATGCGGAGCCGGTGGAAGTGGGCCACGTCGTGTTCTTCACGAATTGTCTCGCGGAGCATCAACGCTTCTACGAGGAGCGACTCGGCTTCGAGATGTCGGACCGGTATCCCGAACGCGGCGCTTTCATGCGGTGCGCTCCGCACGGCGGCCACCACGATGTCTTCCTGCTGCAATTGCCGACGGGCAAACGCGGTCTGAACCACGTCGCCTTCACCGTGCGCGACATCCATGAAGTCTTCGGCGGCGGCTTGCATATCAGCCGATGCGGCTGGGAAACGCAGCTCGGACCGGGACGGCATCCGGTTTCGTCGGCGTATTTCTGGTACTTCAAGAATCCGGCCGGCGGTCTGATCGAATACTACGCGGACGAAGATCAACTGACGCCCGAATGGCAGCCGCGCGATTTCGAGCCGGGTCCGACCGTGTTCGCCGAGTGGGCGGTGGATGGCGGCATCGACGGCGTCACCCGCCGTCAGAAGAACGCGAACGCGCCGGCGGGTAAGTTCATGACGGAGCAGAAGCAGGGCTAAGTTGCATGAGTCCGACAACTGATCGGACGTCATGGATTTGCAGCGGGTGCTCGCCGACAGTCCAGATCGCGGGTAATGAAACGGGTAATGATGCGCGAACTCGATGCAGAGGACAGTAGGCGCAGACGATAGGATCGACGCGCCTTTCGCTCATTGCTTTGGCAGCAGCTTGTCGAAATCGCGATCGAGCCTGGCCAGCGCCGAATCGATGGTCCGGCGCTGGTCGGCAATCCACTCCGTTTGTTGCGCGAGTTTCCCCTTTGCCTCTTTCAACATGCGCTCCATCTCCACGGGCTGCGGCCCGCCCACGGTACGCCGGTCGTTGACGATCGCAACCGGGTC carries:
- a CDS encoding aldehyde dehydrogenase, which produces MSDQDIIASLVPSADIFVGGVWKRGRGATFASLYPADGSVNAEISTADADDAREAVEAADIAWRKADWAGLKPHQRAMVLYRIADLIMARHEALAQLQRRDNGKPIGETRVLVASAANTFRYYAACLETLDEELTPSRGDYLTMSVYEPIGVIAAITPWNSPIASDAQKLAPALAGGNAVVLKPAEVTPLVSLALARICEEAGVPPGVLSVLPGKGSVIGDALVRHPLVKKVSFTGGTEVGRGIARIAAEKLMPVSLELGGKSPTMVFADADLDHAVNGVLYGIFSSSGEACIAGSRLFVERPVYDEFMRRLVSKARELRVGDPSSEHTQMGPLITAKHRESVERYVAIGLEEGGRLLCGGERPVGENRENGYFYQPTIIEGLSNSARICQEEIFGPVLVAMPFDDEAALLQEANDSVFGLAAGIWTRDYKRAWRVARKLETGTVWINTYKLFSISTPFSGWKDSGMGREKGRLGIREYMQQKSLYWGLNDTPLAWAN
- a CDS encoding VOC family protein, producing the protein MTILGIEQITYGVDDLDTCRRFFSDWGMREVAHDETAARFETLNGCTVLVVRADDPALPPAFEDGPTLREVTWGVATAEELDGYRARLEGAPGYYSQQDAVGCIDPNGMAVRVEVTRKRAIDVKGSPSNVWGQTLRVDTPSPVYDHAEPVEVGHVVFFTNCLAEHQRFYEERLGFEMSDRYPERGAFMRCAPHGGHHDVFLLQLPTGKRGLNHVAFTVRDIHEVFGGGLHISRCGWETQLGPGRHPVSSAYFWYFKNPAGGLIEYYADEDQLTPEWQPRDFEPGPTVFAEWAVDGGIDGVTRRQKNANAPAGKFMTEQKQG